AGAGAGCGCCGACGACGCCTTTTTCCGGAGAAACGGACGGAGGTGTTGGAAAATCACTCTTGAAGGGGCGGAGAAAAGCATAATACCCCAGTTTACACAGAGACAGGACCGTTCCCAATCCGGCGAGGAAAAGGCACGCCTCTACGAAAGGAGACCCTTCCACCCCAGCCTTGACCATGGATTTCCCCCATCCCCCGGCGGTCAAAGGAGCCCCCGCCAGGGAAAGGGCTCCTACCGCGAAAAACGGGAAAATCCAAGGTAGATCCTTCATGCCCCGCCCAAGCTCCGCCAGATCCCTGGTGCCGTATCTTTTCTCTATCTCCCCTACAGATAGAAAGAGAAGTCCCTTGCTCAGGGCATGACCTAAGACGAGAGCCGCGCAGCCGCATCTTCCCAGATCGGTTCCGGCCGCCAGAGACGACACCATAAACCCCAGTTGTCCCATGGTGCTGTATGCCAACAGCCTCTTGGCATCCCTCTGCATTACTCCCTGAAGGGCTCCGTAAAGGGCCATAAAGACCCCGGCGAAAAGCAACCAGTGGGACGGCCCCAGAGACATGCGAACCATGCCGTATATTCCCATCTTGACGGCATAACCTGACAGCAGGACGCTAGCCTCGACAGGAGCCTTGCTGTGGGTTCTCGGAAGCCAGAAATGAAGCAGGGGCAAAGCCGCCTTGATTCCCAGGGCCACATAGAACAGAGGCACCAGAGAAGACGGAACCGGGCCTATCGACAGTAACCCACCGTCTGAAGGGTTTCCCATGGCGGAAGCCATGAGAAGCAAGCCCCCTCCGAGAAGCTGAGAGTACAGATAGAAACGAGCGGTAGGACGGTCTTTTTTCCCCACCATAAAGGCCAAGACTATAGAGGACAGCTCTACCCACACGGTAAAGGAAAACCACGAGGAGGCCAAAGCGGCTAGACAGGCGAAAAAACAGAACAGATACAGCATAGGAGATCTCCGCCTGACGTACAGGTCTATGCAGAGGGTCATGAAAACCGCGAGAGCGATCATAAGACACGAAAGCCTGTCGGGAAAGGGGATCACGGCGACACCACATTTCGATAGAGGTCGCCGCTCATTCCGTAAATCCCTATATCGCCGAGAAAATCCCTGAACCAGGGGATAAGAGGGATTACGGCCAGGGCAAGGCAGAGGATCGACAGGAACAATACCGCTCTGAAGGTGACGGGATGAGGCCTTCTGTGGAC
The window above is part of the Dethiosulfovibrio russensis genome. Proteins encoded here:
- a CDS encoding complex I subunit 5 family protein, with product MIALAVFMTLCIDLYVRRRSPMLYLFCFFACLAALASSWFSFTVWVELSSIVLAFMVGKKDRPTARFYLYSQLLGGGLLLMASAMGNPSDGGLLSIGPVPSSLVPLFYVALGIKAALPLLHFWLPRTHSKAPVEASVLLSGYAVKMGIYGMVRMSLGPSHWLLFAGVFMALYGALQGVMQRDAKRLLAYSTMGQLGFMVSSLAAGTDLGRCGCAALVLGHALSKGLLFLSVGEIEKRYGTRDLAELGRGMKDLPWIFPFFAVGALSLAGAPLTAGGWGKSMVKAGVEGSPFVEACLFLAGLGTVLSLCKLGYYAFLRPFKSDFPTPPSVSPEKGVVGALSLFCVAILAVGVFPPFGSAELSLYPLKSLAIAVAVFCLVPWPFVPAYSPLDVDDLLPLLRSLSMTIANRILEAHSGNLTRYLFYLAVVAVFLMVAMGI